A genomic segment from Triticum dicoccoides isolate Atlit2015 ecotype Zavitan chromosome 1A, WEW_v2.0, whole genome shotgun sequence encodes:
- the LOC119356003 gene encoding uncharacterized protein LOC119356003, translating into MAFLEPMSAANGTGSGDSDATSTASSPPASLRLRHPEQEVPGRRPDYGLPRPATTLTVAPPWSRKLTPKHGPPSSPDRSSDLPSLQKVILAPWVVSCIGTLFNFTLICILVVSWISIIFEYAVLMDRKNNACHSDNLVFTRLRRLA; encoded by the exons ATGGCATTCTTGGAGCCCATGTCCGCTGCCAACGGCACCGGATCTGGTGACAGCGACGCCACATCCACGGCCTCATCTCCGCCGGCCAGTCTGCGTCTCCGACATCCCGAGCAAGAGGTGCCTGGCCGGCGACCTGACTACGGGCTCCCACGACCGGCAACGACTCTGACGGTGGCACCTCCGTGGAGCAGAAAACTGACCCCCAAGCACGGACCACCTTCCTCTCCAGATCGCAGCAGTGACTTGCCTTCTCTGCAG AAGGTTATATTGGCTCCGTGGGTAGTTTCATGTATTGGGACGCTCTTCAACTTTACGCTCATTTGCATTCTTGTAGTCTCATGGATTTCTATAATATTTGAATACGCAGTGCTGATGGACAGGAAGAACAATGCCTGTCATTCAG ATAATTTGGTGTTCACTCGCTTGCGGAGATTGGCATAG